A window from Culex pipiens pallens isolate TS chromosome 3, TS_CPP_V2, whole genome shotgun sequence encodes these proteins:
- the LOC120412872 gene encoding uncharacterized protein LOC120412872, whose amino-acid sequence MVSERLDNAYHRYIMYHPARAGLLARELHKLNVHVAAIQEVRWPGHGEREFTAVDPIANTSFKYHIYYSGGEKAMHGVGFVVIGDQKNRVIKWKVVNDRICVLRIKGKFFNYSLINIYAPTNDKPDDEKDAFYERLDKTYGECPRHDVKIVIGDANAQVGREAFFHPVIGKESLHPRTNDNGLRLVNFAAARGMAICSTFFARMNIRKHTWRHPNGESCTQIDHVLVDGRHFSDVMDVRSYRGPNIDSDHFLVACKIRARLSNVLTPRTARVARLNVQRLASSDVAAEYSRKLDERINEDAPTGNLDEQWGALQSIVNTTATEVFGTTRGRKPKGWFDAECQRVTDEKNEARKRMLVKEREYDETVLAEAEAQYNANDKRRFYATVNGVRRKTTPSPVMCNDTEGNLLTDKTAVAARWKEHFQQLLNGEAREGIVEDRIHVEEDGKAVDPPTLEEVAKAVKELKNGKSAGKDGLPAELFKHGGTRMTEILHQIILRIWCEEQLPTDWLDGLVTPIYKKGQRLDCANYRGITILNAAYKVLSRILWSKLRPMTETFVGEYQCGFRAVRSTTDKMFTLRQILDKFREYNLQTHHLFIDFKAAYDSVKRNKLWKIMVEHGFPAKLIRLIRATLDGAKSSVRIANETSEAFVTLDGLKQGDALSNLLFIIALEGAARRAGVQRNGTLITKSHMLLGYADDIDIIGIDRRSVEEAFVPFKREAAKIGLTINTAMTKYLVAGRARGSAGDGVSEVEIDGERYEVVDEFVYLGTLVTS is encoded by the exons atggtCAGCGAACGACTGGACAACGCGTACCATAGGTACATTATGTACC ATCCTGCACGTGCTGGCCTTCTTGCCCGGGAGCTGCACAAGCTGAACGTGCATGTGGCCGCCATCCAGGAAGTGCGATGGCCCGGTCATGGAGAGCGAGAATTCACGGCGGTGGACCCCATCGCCAACACCTCTTTCAAGTACCACATCTACTACAGTGGCGGCGAAAAGGCGATGCACGGAGTCGGTTTCGTAGTGATTGGGGATCAGAAGAACCGAGTCATCAAGTGGAAGGTGGTGAATGACCGGATCTGCGTGTTGAGAATAAAGGGCAAATTCTTCAACTACAGCCTGATCAACATCTACGCTCCGACGAACGACAAGCCCGATGACGAGAaagacgctttctacgagcgtCTGGACAAGACCTATGGAGAGTGCCCAAGACACGACGTGAAGATAGTCATCGGAGACGCAAACGCGCAGGTCGGAAGGGAAGCCTTCTTCCATCCTGTCATCGGCAAGGAGAGCCTTCATCCTCGCACGAATGACAACGGCCTACGTTTGGTCAATTTCGCCGCAGCCAGAGGAATGGCTATCTGTAGCACCTTCTTTGCGCGCATGAACATTCGGAAGCACACCTGGCGACACCCGAATGGCGAATCGTGCACACAAATCGATCACGTTTTGGTGGATGGTCGACACTTCTCGGACGTGATGGACGTCCGATCGTACAGAGGACCGAACATCGACTCTGATCACTTCCTGGTAGCGTGTAAAATCCGAGCTAGGCTGTCGAACGTGCTGACCCCGCGGACTGCGAGGGTAGCGCGGTTGAACGTCCAGCGCCTCGCGAGCAGCGACGTTGCTGCAGAGTACAGTCGGAAGCTTGACGAGCGGATCAACGAGGACGCGCCTACGGGTAACCTGGACGAGCAATGGGGAGCCCTCCAGAGCATCGTCAACACAACGGCTACCGAAGTGTTCGGCACGACCAGAGGACGCAAACCCAAAGGGTGGTTCGATGCGGAGTGCCAGCGAGTGACGGACGAGAAGAACGAGGCCAGGAAGCGTATGCTCGTTAAGG AACGGGAGTACGACGAAACGGTACTTGCCGAAGCGGAAGCACAGTACAACGCGAACGATAAGCGGAGGTTTTACGCAACTGTCAACGGTGTAAGAAGGAAAACCACGCCTTCCCCTGTGATGTGCAACGACACGGAAGGCAACCTGTTGACAGACAAGACTGCGGTGGCGGCTAGGTGGAAGGAGCACTTCCAGCAGCTGTTGAACGGTGAGGCACGAGAGGGAATCGTCGAGGACAGGATACACGTTGAGGAAGATGGAAAAGCTGTGGACCCGCCTACGTTGGAGGAAGTAGCTAAGGCTGTTAAAGAGCTCAAGAACGGGAAATCCGCGGGAAAGGACGGACTTCCGGCCGAACTTTTCAAGCACGGGGGTACGCGGATGACCGAGATTCTGCACCAAATCATCCTACGCATTTGGTGCGAAGAACAGCTTCCGACCGACTGGTTAGACGGGCTCGTCACCCCAATCTACAAGAAAGGGCAAAGACTCGATTGTGCCAACTATCGAGGCATCACAATCCTCAACGCAGCGTACAAAGTACTCTCCCGCATCCTGTGGAGCAAGCTGAGACCGATGACCGAGACCTTTGTCGGCGAATACCAGTGCGGTTTTCGAGCGGTTCGGTCAACGACGGATAAGATGTTCACTCTGCGACAAATCCTCGACAAGTTCCGGGAGTACAACCTGCAAACACACCATTTGTTCATCGACTTCAAAGCGGCGTACGATTCGGTCAAAAGAAACAAACTTTGGAAGATTATGGTAGAACACGGCTTTCCGGCGAAGCTTATAAGACTGATTCGTGCAACGCTCGACGGAGCAAAATCAAGCGTGCGAATAGCCAACGAGACATCTGAAGCTTTCGTTACGTTGGATGGATTGAAGCAGGGCGATGCTCTCTCGAACTTACTGTTCATCATAGCGTTGGAGGGTGCTGCGCGAAGGGCAGGCGTGCAAAGAAACGGAACACTCATCACTAAATCGCACATGCTGCTTGGATACGCTGACGACATCGACATCATTGGTATCGACCGTCGTTCAGTGGAGGAGGCGTTCGTCCCTTTCAAGCGGGAAGCTGCGAAGATCGGACTGACCATTAACACTGCCATGACCAAGTATCTGGTTGCTGGCAGAGCGCGTGGCAGTGCAGGTGATGGTGTTTCGGAGGTGGAAATAGATGGAGAAAGATATGAGGTGGTGGATGAATTTGTATATCTTGGTACACTCGTGACGTCCTGA